The genomic region CAGAGATGGTAGATTCCACATCCTGCTCCTAGGTAGGGCTGACCAGTTACCACCCACAACAGCACCATACCCCCTCATGGGTAGCTCTTCCTTGCCCCTGAAGGGTATataagcagaagcagaagactCCCAGtcgaagcagcagcagatcgACTCCAACCAAAAGCAGCTTCTCACTCCAGCTTCAACTGAGGTGCGTCCACTCTGCATTTAAAGGTACTTTAGTTTTTACTGCACACAAATTCCTTCGTAATGTGGTAACTTTGTTTATACCTTCCAGATGTGAAGATGCAAATTAATAGTAACTTATCACATGCACATAAgtatatatttgatttttatgcatttttctCTCATCTGAAAAGTAGCTGCTTCATATTATACAGTAAGTGATGCCACAAATCCATATATTTGCCTATCTTTATATCATAAAATGCCAGCTCTGGTCTGTTTAGTGAGTGGTGAGTTGTATTGGGGAAAGTTGGGTGTTGGCAAAGGGTTTTATGgtgagcattaaaaaaaaaaaaagactcagttCTGCTATTACTGTAAACCTGCCTGGTGGTTTCTCCTGTGTCAGCATTTGCCAACGTTGtgttagaaatgtgtgtgtgtgtgtgtgtgtgtgtgtgtgtgtgtgtgtgtgtgtgtgtgtgtgtgtgtgtgtgtgtgggatggcATAGTGTTAAAATAATCAAGCCAAGATTTGTTGCATGTTCATGTTGCCTACAAGCTGTTTTCTGCAAGCTGTAACTCACATGTATGCAGTAGTGGAAAGTATTGAATACTTAAGTAtaattttgacttttaaatgtTATGATCATTCAAATTTTAATTTTACAGCTACAATTATAATTACAGTTATTTCACTGAATTAAAGGTTTAACAGGACCTGTTTTATGCTGACTCGATTTAGAAACCTCAATTCCTCTGCTGCCTTAAAAATCAGATTCATTGGCTCAACCAGAAATAACAACTTCAATAAGCTGTTTCCAGTTGTATTTTCTCAGTTGGAAGAGTCAGTTTTTCATTTGACACACCGGCTGTAGTCGGAGCCTCTTGTACCAAAGTCAGGACAAAGTGAACATTAGAGGATGAGCTTCAGGCGTTCCTGAGACTGAACTGAATACAGTATGAACCTCCATCAAGGTTGTTTTCATTACTATAAAAAGAATGCATAAAAGtagataaattatatatttaaggCACATAGTTTTCCTCAAGCTATAAAAAAGAGGCTCTACAGAGTTTTAACAGAAActatgcatgctgggaaatctGATACTACTGTATGCTGAtcatattttaactttatctaACAAGTCAAGTATTTCTCATGTTTAAAAGTTTTGAAATAGTCTTAAAATACAACTTGGaaattttaaatttaattaacatattatttaaataaatgacaaaatattccACTAAATTCCtgtaagattattttttttacaacataGTTAAAATAAAGCTCAACCTTTTCAATCTACAGTGTTATTGTATGATACAGCTACAGTATGATATGctataatataacactgtgGATAATGAGTAGCTCTTGACATGTTTGGATTTTCACTTACTTTTACTACAATGTAAGACACTTGTAATCAAGTATTATACATTGTTATATTGCTATAGAAGTGCAGCGTTACTTAACATGAGGCCGTAGATGATTTGTAGAATACTGAAAACAACTACATTTATATGATTTATTACGTGCTATTGTCTGTCTGCCTCCTGTCAGCAGAGAGTAACcatgtctatctgtgtgtctggTACTTAAGGTGGAAACAGAGCTTTCACTGTGCTAAACGATGACTCATTACACCCCAAACTTGTCCCCTCGACCAGCACACACCCACATTATGCAACGCTGACTCCCAGGCAGGTGTCTGCGCTGCAAAGCTGACACACTGTTTACATCTTGTGAAAACAACTGCTTTGTATTTAATGGTTAAAGTCAGTCTTACCACATAGTTACATAATCCTCACGGTGGTCACTTCCTGACCTGCAGTGGCACCAGGACTGGATTTTTAGGTAGACCCCTGTGGGCTGACAAGTTGATGTAATTTAAAGTCTGCTTCGTGTTCATGGGTTTAATGAGTCACACTGAGCACACTGAGGGTCTTTGTTTACATCGATTTGATGTGTTCAAACCAACGTCTAAGTTTGAACATGTGAGTTAGTTTAGTGGTTGGCtgtttttgggggggtggggtttcGTTGTCACCTTAATAGACACTTAAGAGTATTTTTAATTACTTTGGTTAACCTTGAATGTAAATAACgtattattatttctactgcTTTACCTCCCAATATTACTATTAGTGTTACTAATGCAAAAGTACCATTATCATAACCACACCTTTCACAACcatgtttaattattatttcattatcacTACTGCTGCAACTGTAACTGGTcttttcattattcatcattttttaaatcaagttaATCCTTAAACAGATAATAAATACCCATTAGATCTCCACAGAGCCCAAGATAATGTCTTCAAATGGCTTCGACATTTAAtttactatcttttttttttttttttgattatcAAATTTGTTGCGTCTTGAGTCATATCATCATAAAGTCATATCAAGGAGTATCTATATCAGCAACAGCTTTATTAATGACATCTGTATCACAGCCTAATGGCAATTACTCCTGGTTATAGAATGATGTGATGGTATGTTTCATGTTGGAGAAGTACCAAACAATACCTTTCAAGAATTGACTCAGTTATTTTGCCAGTTATACATAACTACTCTAAGAGCTTATGTTCTTCTCTCTGcaaccacaaaaacacacaatatttgCACAGTGAAAATAAATCCCCAAACACCAAAAGTGTCTCTTGTTACAAACGTCTTACAGGAAGAGGAGTGACTGCACACTGCCCTCCACCCAACCCACAAACAGACAAGGAAACCACGTGTGACACAAAAGTATTTGAAGCTGCTGTTGTATTCAAGGCATGTAGGAAATGTCAGCATTTCATGAGCTTTAGTGCTTTGATGTGCTCTGCCTCAACAGCTATTTCATATTGAAAATCTGTAATGAATAAAAGGGGCAAGGACACATGCTGTCACTtgcacacgcgcgcgcacacacacacacacacacacacacacacacacacacacacacacacacacacagtcacttttggggtatttacatagacttacaaTCATTTCctgagacttaccctaaccataATCATTACTTGCCCAAACTTAAACTTAATTGCTGACCCCAAAATCAGTGTCTTACCAGCCTGGAAGTagactttgacacacacacacacacacatgcactaaggtgtgttttcactttttccacACATGTAGAGCAGATGGGTTTTTAATACAGCTCGTCCGCCATGCAAGCATGATTGGAATTCAGACTTTTGAAACTGCACAGATGAAATTCAAAGAAATAAATAGTAGTATAGTGTCTTTAAACATGACTTTACAATCCAAGAGGTTGTCCCTACTCTACCTTTGATAAAAAATGCACCTGCTGAATTCATTTTGAAAGTACAAAATGTATCTTTTATATTGAAAActgcaataaaagaaaatgtgttattcATCCTCTCTACTCTTCCAGCCCTGAGAGGAATCATCCAGCCTGAGATATCACCACCATGTCTGATCAAAATACCAACCCGACCCCTTCTCCTGCCCCCCCTGTTCCCACTGGACGCCCTCCAAAGGTGTCTGGCCGTGGTCGTGCCGCAGGTCCCAGCTCCAACTCCAACTCTGACTCAGCGGAAATACCTGAGTTTGAGCCATTTGGCGTGGTGGGTCCGAGAGGTCTTCCACCTCTGACTGGTGAGGGAGGAGTATtgtggtgtttgtgcatgtgtgtaatatTGCATCAATGTCCAGAAAAAAGTCCTTATGTAAATACATGTGTTTTCCAATGTGTAACTGGATGAGAGTAGCATGTGGAAAGCAGCATAACTTTAAACAAGAATATCTTATTTTTACAAAGATGGGAAGGAGTAAAAAAGTAGTTTGTCTACAGAAGGCTTCAAGAATCTGGGCGTTGGAAAGGTCATCcatgtgtatttgcatgtgagagacaagaaaagaagaggaggaagaggaaagaaatgagaggaaaacAAAGGAAGAAGATAAATGTCACAGTGTATCTTGGTTGGAAACAGATAAAGTCCCGTTCCCGACAGCAACACGGTTTCCAGTAGGTTTCGCACATGATTGACAGATGAATGACGCCCAGACGGGATAAACTCTGCTCACTTCCTGCAGTGTGTCGCTACACTGCAGTCTGCATTATTGTCAAAGTGCTGCACACAATGAGATATCGAGATGTGACAGGAATTTATGAATGACTGTGAACAGCAGAGATAGATGAGGGTATAGGCATCAAATTGACAGGAAACAACTGTGACTCATGCAAGTCTACAATAAGGACATTTTTAATCCCAAACTAAATTTAGTTTAGAGTTCAACTGCTTTTGATTTCTGATATGAAGTCTGCAAGTTTTTCCtccctgtgtctgtctctctcaaatTCAGAGTACTTGGACATCTGGGATGTGGACATGATGAGGAGGCCAGATGAGATCAACAAGAAGCGTCACCACACTGTGTATTACAACTCTGAGAATCTCATCGTCCGCAGAGGACAAGAGTTCGAGGTCAAGATCACCTTCAACCGTGCCTACAAACCTACTGACAAAATTGCTGTGGAATTTGTCATTGGTGAGCTGAGCACACTGAAGTGTCAATGGGGATATTTTACATCTTGCAGAAATATAGATTGTGTAACATTAAAGTAGCATTTAGTATCTTCACATCTAGTCAGAGAGGACAGCTTTCTCTCCTAATGTCACTAAGAAGACATTTCGTATCTTGTGTCATTCTTTATATTTGATTTGTGAATCTATTTTTATGGATCATTTATACACAGAGTAACAGATTTACCAGTGAAGCCTATTTTCAATATATCTTGTCGCTTCTCATTTAATTGCCTAGGGTCAAACCCTCAGTACAGCAAGGGCACCTACATCCCTGTCTTCCCCACCAAAGAGCGCCCGACCATCTGGGAGGGCCGCATCAGCAACACCTCTGACAACGTGGTCACCATGGCCATCACTCCCGCCGCCAACTGCATTGTGGGGAAGTATCACATGTACATTGCTGTGTCAACACCGTACGGCATCCGCAGGACCAGACGAGATGCAAGTCGGGACCTCTACATCCTCTTCAACCCCTGGGTGGCCGGTTAGTTGAGGTTTCTTTTTGCTATTTTCTTGAAGTGCCGAGCTGCAGCATGATGTTATGATTTCAGTTTAGCGTTCATAAACATCCACATTGCATTTCCGCAGATGATGCCGTGTTTctggatgatgaggaggagagggaggagtgtGTGATGTCTGAGATGGGGATCATCTACCATGGCGCCTTCGATGATGTCTCTGAGAGAGACTGGAACTATGGACAGGTGGTAGAACTGATAGGACTTCAGGACTGACTTAAattgagttgttgtttttaatgtttctattttatttttttttctagtttaacTATGGAGTCCTGGATGCCTGTCTGTACATCCTGGACAAGTCTGAGATGCCCATCACCAACAGAGGAGATCCCATCAAAGTGACCAGGAAGGCCTCTGCCATGGTGAGAAAATCCTCTTTATGTATATCCTAATTTGCTGATATACAGACCATAAGATgaaaatttgtatttttaataaagaaaacactgattatttatgtcatttatcAGATCATTATGTCTGAGTCTTGGTTtagactgtaaaaacaacaacaaatatctAAAATCTGCTCTGTTTCATATGCAGCTGAACTCGCGTGATGACGAAGGTGTGCTGGTGGGGAGCTGGAGCGGCGACTACACCTACGGAGTGGCACCCACTTCCTGGACAGGAAGCACAGACATCCTCCTAACCTTTGCCAGCAGCAAGTTGCCTGTCTGCTACGCTCAGTGCTGGGTCTACGCAGCTGTCTTCAACACCTGTGAGATCTTGACTGGATCCAAATGGCTAATGTTTTGTagcatttttcctttttgagCGACTCTTTAAcatcaaaaagagagagaatataggaaagatgagagagagagaccatgaACTTAAAATGTTCTATTCTCTATTCTAGTCACATTCACTGCTTGATCCTTGTGTTTGTTTCCTAGTCCTGCGCTGTCTCGGCATACCGGCCCGAGTCGTCACCAACTTCTACTCTGCCCATGACAACGATGGAAACCTGAAGACTGACATCATCCTGGATGAGAATGGCAGGATTGATCGCAACCGCACCAGAGACTCTATCTGGTACCACATCTCCCATTTAGGCTACAATTAAACAGTCCCGTGCACTGTCCAACACTTTGATTTGATCTCAAAAATCAGTGATCACATAACCATGATATTAGGAATCAATATTTACCCTAATACTGCATTTAGTactcatattttttaaagttacttaCAACAAAGTttatataacaacaacaaaggaTTTATATGACAAAGATTTCtctaattatatttataattatgttTGTCAACGCCAGGAACTATCACTGCTGGAATGAGTGCTACATGACCAGACCAGACCTCCCAACTGGCTTTGGAGGCTGGCAGGTTGTGGATGCAACACCACAGGAGACCAGTGATGGTAAACAATAAATGGATTTAAAATAGCAGGTTATGAGTAATTAATAGCCTTATAATTTCTTATGCAATCATATACAGAGATATCCCAGGTGCAAAAGAAATAATAgtcaataaaactattttctcTGACAGTTGAACATCATTATTTAATCTCTTCTTCCTCTATATATAAAGGCATGTACAGATGTGGACCGGCATCAGTCCAGGCCATCAAACATGGACAGATATGCTACCCATTCGATGCTGCCTTTGTGTTTGCTGAGGTGAGTGTTTGGTCCACCATGTTTTAGAAAATGGGTTTATGTATTTCTCAGTGAGGGTTCCTCTACAGGCTGATTCCTTTTGTGTTCCTGCCTGCAGGTTAACAGCGATGTGGTGTTTTATTCCCGGAGTAATGATGGGACCATGGAACCAGTCAAAGTGAACCAGACTCATGTGGGCCGCATGATTTTGACAAAAGCTCCAGGAGCGCTGACCCGCCGTGACATCACCGATCAGTACAAGTTCCCTGAGGGTCAGTAactatataataaactataaactataactataaaactataaatatatgaCAAACCTGCAGTGTAATATAGGGGGGAATATAAGGGGAAGGTTTTCTCTTCTGCAGTACAGCTTGTGATTCAGACAAGAGATAGTTGAAAAGATTGATAcctttccaaaataaaagtgcGATATTGATTTTCTcaagaaaacaaatatgtggatctccaaaaatgtcaaactattccctTGTGAAGAATAGTTTCAAATGGAATCAAACATCATgactaaaatgttaaaagagTGTTAATTTTAAACAAAAGCTCTCAGTTTAAAATGCATAAAGCTATAATGTTACTTCATCTATGCACTGACATGAGCAAATTCAAATTATGGAAGTAGATAACctgacaaacagaaacactggcAGAAATACATGGAGGCCTCATGTTTATTTTACCTTGCATAGCAGCTGGTTTTACAAGATCACAAGATCATGTGAATCCAGTAAGATGGTGACAGACGGATGGTTCATCTAAACACCTGCCAAATACCTTTTGAAAGCGCCGGCCCTTTTCCGAGCAGTTTCCATGGATTTCTCAAATGcctctattaaaaaaaacatctgacgGATGAGGTTGATGTAGATTATCTCACTTCAGCAGTTGGggaaaaatactttaaaattaaTGGGGTTATTGTGTCTGAGTATTGGCACTAAAGACCTAATGTTGCCAGAATTGACAAAGTTTTGGCTTTTTGTCTGGCAGCATTATGGCTTGTTTTGAGCCATAGTTGGCACCCAGAATAGGACTAGCATACTTGGACCAATTTTGGCACATAAATCTGGCATTCAGCAACCAGGATTTGGGAAGCTTTGCTAGAGGGGGACTGAATAGCTTCTTTTAAAGCAAAACAACctcaaaagcaaagaaaaagatACCTCTAAATACACTGACTGTGAGCAAATAACCTGGAATAAAGTAAAACTAAAACCtgtcagacaaaaacaaacaggaacaaACATTTATACTAGCGTTTAATTCTAGAAAAGGTGTAAACATGTTGATATTTTGCAATCATCCAACCCAGGCAGCAATGAGGAGCGGACTGTCCTGGTAAAAGCTGAGGAGTACGGGTGTAAACGGGAGAAGTCCAGCCTTCCTGTGGCTGACGTGGACCTGATCCTGCCAACCTTGGAGGTCTCTGTGGGTAACGACTTTGAGCTGAACGTGGAGTTTAAAAACGAAAGTGATGAGCGCCGCACTGTGGACACCTACATTAGTGGGACCATAGTGTATTACACCGGAGTCACCAGCTCCGAGTTCCTGTTCAGAAACCCCACTGTGACAGTTGGCCCCAGAAAAAGTGAGTAAGGGGTTGattctttattcatttctttatgTCATCAcccaaaatattcaaattaataGAAGAAAACAAAGTTAACTGTAGACATCTACCTTAAAATGGGATTATTCACTCTTTTATCACTCGGTTTGGGTTGGATCGACGGTTAAACCAATGAAAAAAAGGTCAATACTGATGGAGcagtgatgtttgtttgtgttcttcAGGCGTGAAGGAGACGGTGGTGGTCGAGTCAAAGAACTACATGAAGAAGCTGGTGGAACAGTCCAACCTCAACTTCATCGTTACAGGCAAGGTCAAGGAGACCGGCCAGATTGTCACCGCTATGAAAGTCGTCACGCTGCACAATCCCAAACTCACCGTTGAGGTCTGAAATTATGCTTGAATCTATTCTGGCTATATGTGAAACTTTCTACACAATGAATGGTTGTCATCAGTTTTTTGAGGGCCAGGTTGAATTTGTTATTTACTCTATGTCCTGTGTTTACTTCAGGTGTCTGGCCCGCACAAAGTCAATGAAGAGATGATGGCGACTGTGGAGTTTACAAACCCGTTCACCTTCAGCCTGGAGGGTGTCTTCATTCGCATAGAGGGACCGGGAGTCATGTTGCCCAAGTTCAAATATTACAGGTGAGCTtcacagagaaagagatatATGTGACTGTCTTTTACATGTGTAATATGATATATAAGTGTTTCAATTAGATGTTCAATTTCAGTTCAACCAGCAGGCTACATTACATCATCAGGGGATTTCTAAATGTAAAGTGCAAGTATGCTCGAACAGTGGTGAGAAAGGCCACTGACAAAACTATGAGCCTTAGATATTGTCAAGGACATGTCTTCTGGAAATGATGCTCTGCCCCCATTTGCCTCTGAGGTGAACTGCATGTCAAAGCCCCAATATGAAGGGTTGCCCTAAAGACTTTGGATTGGTTCTGTTATCGCTTCTAAGTGTATTAGTACCCTTAATATAAAGTATTAGCACATCTTTATGCAAGATTTGTGATTATCTCTTAACACCAAAATAGCCCAGTCCTTCTTGTATCTAACTCAAACACTGTTGGTTTCAGTCTGATCACAGGAGGATCCTCTCTGACCTGGACCGAGTATTTTACCCCG from Scomber japonicus isolate fScoJap1 chromosome 22, fScoJap1.pri, whole genome shotgun sequence harbors:
- the f13a1b gene encoding coagulation factor XIII A chain, whose product is MSDQNTNPTPSPAPPVPTGRPPKVSGRGRAAGPSSNSNSDSAEIPEFEPFGVVGPRGLPPLTEYLDIWDVDMMRRPDEINKKRHHTVYYNSENLIVRRGQEFEVKITFNRAYKPTDKIAVEFVIGSNPQYSKGTYIPVFPTKERPTIWEGRISNTSDNVVTMAITPAANCIVGKYHMYIAVSTPYGIRRTRRDASRDLYILFNPWVADDAVFLDDEEEREECVMSEMGIIYHGAFDDVSERDWNYGQFNYGVLDACLYILDKSEMPITNRGDPIKVTRKASAMLNSRDDEGVLVGSWSGDYTYGVAPTSWTGSTDILLTFASSKLPVCYAQCWVYAAVFNTFLRCLGIPARVVTNFYSAHDNDGNLKTDIILDENGRIDRNRTRDSIWNYHCWNECYMTRPDLPTGFGGWQVVDATPQETSDGMYRCGPASVQAIKHGQICYPFDAAFVFAEVNSDVVFYSRSNDGTMEPVKVNQTHVGRMILTKAPGALTRRDITDQYKFPEGSNEERTVLVKAEEYGCKREKSSLPVADVDLILPTLEVSVGNDFELNVEFKNESDERRTVDTYISGTIVYYTGVTSSEFLFRNPTVTVGPRKSVKETVVVESKNYMKKLVEQSNLNFIVTGKVKETGQIVTAMKVVTLHNPKLTVEVSGPHKVNEEMMATVEFTNPFTFSLEGVFIRIEGPGVMLPKFKYYSLITGGSSLTWTEYFTPQRAGTTRLIATLDCPTLRQVYGQVSITIEP